The Pseudomonas fragi DNA window TTGACCAGTTGCTCGGCAACCAGTTGGTCGTTGACATACAGATGCTTGTCGCTGGTGTAGCGGATCTTGTCGCCCGGCAGGCCAACTACACGCTTGATGTAGTTGACTGTCGGATCGCTTGGGTAGCGAAACACCATCACATCGCCCCGCTTCGGATCACCCACTTCGATGATTTTCGTGTCGAGTACCGGCAAGCGGATCCCGTACGAAAATTTGTTCACCAAAATGAAGTCGCCCACATCCAGGGTCGGTTTCATCGAGCCGGACGGAATCTGGAACGGCTCAACCAGAAACGAACGCAACACCAGCACGATAAACAACACCGGAAAGAACGACTTGCCGTATTCAACCAGCAGCGGTTCCTTGTTGAGCTTTTCGACGACCTGCATATCAACCGGCGTAACGCTGGCTTGATAGTTGGCAATGGCCTTGCGCCGGCGCGGAGCCAGGAAGACCACATCGAGCAGCGCCAGCAAACCGCACACGGCAACAGCAATGACCAGCAACAGCGGGAAATTTAGTGACATAGGACCTAGCTATCCAAACGGAGCACTGCAAGGAAGGCTTCTTGTGGAATTTCCACGTTGCCCACTTGCTTCATGCGTTTTTTACCGGCTTTCTGCTTTTCCAACAGCTTGCGCTTACGGCTAACGTCACCACCGTAGCATTTGGCCAGTACGTTCTTTCTGAGAGCCTTGACGGAGGTCCGTGCAATGATCTGCCCGCCAATGGCGGCCTGGATCGCGACGTCGAACATCTGGCGCGGAATCAGTTCTTTCATCTTCTCGGTCAACTGGCGACCTTTGTAGTGCGCGTTTTCCTTGTGCACGATCAGGGCCAGCGCATCTACCTTGTCACCGTTGATCAACACATCGAGCTTGACCAGATTAGCTGACTGGTAACGATCGAAGTGGTAATCGAGCGAAGCATAGCCGCGACTGGTGGATTTGAGACGGTCGAAGAAGTCCAGAACCACTTCGTTCATCGGCAAATCGTAGGTCACTTGCACCTGGCTGCCCAGGAACAACATGTCGTGCTGCACGCCACGTTTTTCAATGCACAGGGTAATGACGTTACCCAGGTGCTCCTGAGGCACAAGAATGTTGGCACGCACGATTGGCTCGCGCATGTCTTCAATCATGGAAAGATCTGGCAGCTTGGACGGGTTGTC harbors:
- the lepB gene encoding signal peptidase I, yielding MSLNFPLLLVIAVAVCGLLALLDVVFLAPRRRKAIANYQASVTPVDMQVVEKLNKEPLLVEYGKSFFPVLFIVLVLRSFLVEPFQIPSGSMKPTLDVGDFILVNKFSYGIRLPVLDTKIIEVGDPKRGDVMVFRYPSDPTVNYIKRVVGLPGDKIRYTSDKHLYVNDQLVAEQLVKAEPGTLGSAELYKEKLGEVEHMIRKEMSRYRAPPDKEWTVPAGHYFMMGDNRDNSNDSRYWDDPNIPKDELGMVPDKNIVGKAFAVWMSWPEPKASNLPNFSRVGLIK